The following are encoded in a window of Roseimaritima ulvae genomic DNA:
- a CDS encoding 3-keto-disaccharide hydrolase — protein MLTTAVAEDATTKAPAEPSQMVSIFNGEDLSGWDGDPRLWSVKDGVIHGETTKETPANGNTFLIWQDGGTKDFELRLSFRCTAANNSGIQYRSRHITDGKPRNPWVMRGYQHEIRNENKLPNVAGFIYDEGGRRGRICLVGQKATWDADGKHVDDTPLIDAEGFAKLFRLNDWNDVVIIAEGNRIRHYMNGTLTLDFTDEHPELALREGKLALQLHAGKPMWVEFKDIRIQEK, from the coding sequence ATGCTGACCACGGCGGTGGCCGAAGACGCGACTACCAAGGCCCCGGCTGAACCATCGCAGATGGTCAGCATCTTCAACGGCGAAGACCTCAGTGGCTGGGACGGCGACCCGCGGTTATGGTCGGTCAAAGACGGCGTGATCCACGGGGAAACCACCAAAGAAACGCCCGCCAATGGCAACACCTTCCTGATCTGGCAGGACGGCGGCACCAAAGATTTTGAATTGCGACTTTCGTTTCGCTGCACCGCCGCAAACAACTCGGGCATCCAGTACCGCTCGCGTCACATCACCGACGGCAAACCCCGCAACCCGTGGGTGATGCGTGGCTACCAGCACGAGATCCGCAACGAAAACAAACTGCCCAACGTGGCCGGATTCATCTACGACGAAGGCGGTCGCCGCGGACGCATCTGCTTGGTCGGCCAAAAGGCCACCTGGGACGCCGACGGCAAGCACGTCGACGACACGCCGCTGATCGACGCAGAAGGCTTTGCCAAACTGTTCCGCCTGAACGACTGGAACGACGTGGTGATCATCGCCGAGGGCAATCGCATCCGTCACTACATGAACGGCACGCTGACGCTGGACTTCACCGACGAGCACCCGGAACTAGCACTGCGCGAGGGCAAGCTGGCCCTGCAACTGCACGCCGGCAAGCCGATGTGGGTGGAATTCAAAGACATCCGCATCCAGGAAAAATAA
- a CDS encoding STAS domain-containing protein: MSAITVEAKEQAVVVYFTDGKILDSQRIEQVGRELQETVPQATQKRLVLNFRGVSFMSSAMITKLVMLNKTCKAQGITLKFSDVSPNVMEVFKITKLNKLFDIYETEEKAIASFDKKGWFG, translated from the coding sequence ATGTCGGCAATCACCGTTGAAGCCAAAGAACAAGCCGTCGTGGTGTACTTCACCGACGGCAAAATTCTCGACAGCCAGCGAATCGAGCAGGTTGGACGCGAACTGCAAGAAACGGTTCCTCAAGCAACCCAAAAACGACTGGTACTAAATTTTCGCGGTGTCTCCTTCATGTCTTCGGCCATGATCACCAAGTTGGTGATGCTCAATAAGACCTGCAAGGCTCAAGGCATTACGCTGAAATTCTCGGATGTCTCGCCCAATGTGATGGAGGTCTTCAAGATCACCAAGCTCAACAAGCTGTTTGACATCTATGAGACCGAAGAGAAGGCGATCGCCAGCTTCGATAAAAAAGGCTGGTTCGGTTAA
- a CDS encoding sensor histidine kinase: MLERQQQHFSHELHDVLMPLLFAARMQAERLRDSSVDESLRDELTTLAGYLGEASTEARRLIVETHPPELQHTTWHAALQHYVERGLPAHDVPIEFHLAKATASVPDDVATALYRIAQEAIRNALRHAQPQHLRVIAQGGPPDAVSLRIEDDGCGFSTRDVDSNRFGLRNIQARSQAAGGTARIDSTPGQGTTIEVTI; this comes from the coding sequence ATGCTGGAGCGCCAGCAACAGCATTTCTCGCACGAATTACACGACGTGCTGATGCCCCTGTTGTTCGCTGCCCGCATGCAAGCCGAAAGATTGCGTGACAGCAGCGTCGACGAAAGTCTGCGTGACGAGTTGACTACGTTGGCCGGGTACCTTGGCGAGGCATCCACCGAAGCTCGGCGTCTAATCGTGGAAACCCACCCGCCGGAACTGCAACACACCACCTGGCACGCAGCCCTGCAGCACTATGTCGAGCGTGGTTTGCCGGCTCACGACGTGCCGATCGAGTTCCACTTAGCGAAAGCCACCGCGAGCGTGCCCGACGACGTCGCGACCGCCCTGTACCGGATCGCGCAAGAAGCCATCCGCAACGCCCTGCGGCACGCCCAACCGCAACACCTTCGAGTGATCGCCCAGGGCGGCCCCCCCGACGCCGTGAGCCTGCGGATCGAAGACGACGGCTGCGGTTTTTCCACACGCGACGTGGATTCCAATCGCTTCGGCCTGCGGAACATTCAAGCTCGCAGCCAAGCCGCTGGCGGAACGGCCCGGATCGATTCCACGCCCGGCCAAGGCACCACCATCGAAGTAACCATTTGA